In Pieris brassicae chromosome 12, ilPieBrab1.1, whole genome shotgun sequence, the genomic window GTATAATTTTAGAGTTGAGTTAGTTAGTGAGCGAGTTCGAGCAGTCGTCGTAATGGCACGTACAAAGCAGACAGCCCGTAAGTCCACCGGCGGTAAGGCGCCGCGAAAGCAGCTCGCCACCAAGGCGGCCCGCAAGAGCGCTCCCGCCACCGGCGGCGTGAAGAAGCCTCACCGTTACAGGCCCGGCACCGTCGCGCTGAGAGAGATCCGTCGCTACCAGAAGAGTACCGAGCTGTTGATCCGCAAGTTGCCGTTCCAACGTCTGGTGAGGGAGATTGCGCAGGACTTCAAGACCGACCTCAGGTTCCAGAGCTCCGCCGTGATGGCGCTTCAGGAGGCGAGCGAGGCGTATCTGGTGGGTCTCTTCGAGGACACCAACCTGTGCGCCATTCACGCCAAGCGAGTGACGATCATGCCCAAGGACATCCAACTGGCGAGACGCATTCGCGGCGAGCGTGCTTAATTTTGcgtaatatgtatacataacataacatattattattattattattactacaacAAAAGGCCCTTTTCAGGGCCGCATATGATTCAAATGATGCATCTAATTGTGCACACTCAACAGTAGTGCCACAGTCAGACAGACATCACGTGTCGAACGATTAAAacgtaaaacttttaaaataaaataaaaaaaaagtaatgaactgatagaaaattattaatcaacttGTTTTACTACACttgatttacaaaattttgacTAAACAGACCAATCGCACCGTCTGTCCGGTAACAAACaggttttaaaagaaatagaataaaaaataaatatatatattattttctattatgcGTCTATATTTTACACTATTGTTACATTGTTTCTTAGAAAACAATAAGTACCTCAC contains:
- the LOC123717232 gene encoding histone H3, which produces MARTKQTARKSTGGKAPRKQLATKAARKSAPATGGVKKPHRYRPGTVALREIRRYQKSTELLIRKLPFQRLVREIAQDFKTDLRFQSSAVMALQEASEAYLVGLFEDTNLCAIHAKRVTIMPKDIQLARRIRGERA